In a genomic window of Mycolicibacter heraklionensis:
- the aceE gene encoding pyruvate dehydrogenase (acetyl-transferring), homodimeric type, whose amino-acid sequence MTTEAAHQDLAKKPSSTGESDRVRVIREGVASYLPDIDSDETSEWLESFDELLARSGPARARYLMLRLLERAGEQRVAIPALTSTDYVNTIPTELEPWFPGDEETERRYRSWIRWNAAVMVHRAQRPGVGVGGHISTYASSSTLYEVGFNHFFRGKDHPGGGDQVFIQGHASPGIYARAFLEGRLSTHDLDGFRQEHSHPGGGLPSYPHPRLMPDFWEFPTVSMGLGPMNAIYQARFNHYLHDRGIKDTSDQHVWCFLGDGEMDEPESRGLLHVGALEGLDNLTFVVNCNLQRLDGPVRGNGKIIQELESFFRGAGWNVIKVVWGREWDALLHADRDGALVNLMNVTPDGDYQTYKANDGGYVREHFFGRDPRTKALVENLSDQDIWHLKRGGHDYRKVHAAYRAAVEHKGQPTVILAKTIKGYSLGSYFAGRNATHQMKKFRLQDLKDFRDEMRIPIPDSELEENPYLPPYYHPGENAPEIRYLLDRRRALGGFVPGRRTQAKTVELPGSDAYAAVKKGSGTQEVATTMATVRVFKELLRDKQLGPRLVPIIPDEARTFGMDSWFPSLKIYNRNGQLYTSVDADLMLAYKESEVGQILHEGINEAGSTASFTAVGTSYATHDEPMVPIYIFYSMFGFQRTGDGLWAAADQMARGFVLGATAGRTTLTGEGLQHADGHSLLLASTNPAVVSYDPAFAYEVAHIIESGLHRMYGPTPENVYFYVTLYNEPYVQPAEPEGFDPDGLLRGIYRFRKAPEPRSNTAQILASGVAVPEALRAADLLSADWDVAADVWSVTSWGELNRDGVAIERERLRHPERPAAVPYVTQALADATGPVVAVSDWMRAVPEQIRPWVPGNYVTLGTDGFGFSDTRPAARRYFNTDAESVVVAVLAALARDGAIDASVAVTAATQYQIDDVLAAPEQTSDSGVA is encoded by the coding sequence TTGACCACTGAGGCCGCACATCAGGATCTGGCCAAAAAGCCAAGCAGCACAGGAGAATCCGACCGGGTCCGGGTGATCCGCGAGGGGGTGGCGTCCTACCTTCCCGACATCGACTCCGACGAGACCTCCGAGTGGCTGGAGTCCTTCGACGAACTGCTGGCCCGGTCCGGCCCGGCCCGCGCCCGCTACCTGATGCTGCGACTGCTCGAACGCGCCGGAGAGCAGCGGGTCGCGATCCCGGCGCTCACCTCCACCGACTATGTCAACACCATCCCGACCGAACTGGAACCCTGGTTCCCCGGCGACGAGGAAACCGAACGCCGCTACCGCAGCTGGATCCGCTGGAACGCCGCGGTGATGGTGCACCGCGCGCAACGCCCGGGGGTCGGCGTCGGCGGCCACATCTCGACCTACGCGTCGTCGTCGACGCTGTATGAGGTCGGGTTCAACCACTTCTTCCGCGGCAAGGACCACCCCGGCGGCGGCGACCAGGTGTTCATCCAGGGCCACGCCTCCCCCGGCATCTACGCGCGCGCCTTCCTCGAGGGCCGGCTGAGCACCCATGATCTCGACGGCTTCCGCCAGGAGCACAGCCACCCGGGCGGTGGCCTGCCGTCCTACCCGCACCCGCGGCTGATGCCCGACTTCTGGGAGTTCCCCACGGTGTCGATGGGCCTGGGCCCGATGAACGCCATCTACCAGGCGCGGTTCAACCACTACCTGCATGACCGGGGCATCAAAGACACCTCCGATCAGCACGTGTGGTGCTTCTTGGGCGACGGCGAGATGGACGAGCCGGAGAGCCGCGGGCTGCTGCACGTCGGCGCGCTGGAAGGCCTGGACAACCTGACCTTCGTGGTCAACTGCAACCTGCAGCGCCTGGACGGCCCGGTGCGCGGCAACGGCAAGATCATCCAGGAGCTGGAATCGTTCTTCCGCGGCGCGGGCTGGAACGTGATCAAGGTGGTGTGGGGCCGCGAGTGGGATGCGCTGCTGCACGCCGACCGGGACGGCGCCCTGGTCAACCTGATGAACGTCACTCCCGACGGCGACTACCAGACCTACAAGGCCAACGACGGCGGCTACGTGCGGGAGCACTTCTTCGGCCGCGACCCGCGCACCAAGGCGCTCGTTGAGAATCTGTCCGACCAGGACATCTGGCACCTCAAGCGCGGCGGGCACGACTACCGCAAAGTCCACGCCGCCTACCGCGCCGCCGTCGAGCACAAGGGCCAGCCCACCGTCATCCTGGCCAAGACCATCAAGGGCTACAGCCTGGGCAGCTACTTCGCCGGCCGTAACGCCACCCACCAGATGAAGAAGTTCCGGCTGCAAGACCTCAAGGACTTCCGCGACGAGATGCGGATTCCGATCCCGGACTCCGAACTCGAAGAAAACCCGTACCTGCCGCCCTACTACCACCCCGGCGAAAACGCCCCCGAGATCCGCTACCTGCTGGATCGCCGGCGCGCCCTGGGCGGCTTCGTGCCGGGCCGCCGCACCCAGGCCAAAACGGTGGAGCTGCCGGGCTCCGATGCCTATGCCGCGGTCAAGAAGGGATCGGGCACCCAGGAAGTCGCCACCACCATGGCCACCGTGCGGGTGTTCAAAGAGTTGTTGCGGGACAAGCAGTTAGGTCCGCGTCTGGTGCCGATCATCCCCGATGAGGCACGCACCTTCGGGATGGACTCGTGGTTCCCGTCGTTGAAGATCTACAACCGCAACGGCCAGCTCTACACCTCTGTCGATGCCGACCTGATGCTGGCCTACAAGGAAAGCGAAGTCGGCCAGATCCTGCACGAGGGCATCAACGAAGCCGGCTCGACGGCCTCGTTCACCGCGGTCGGCACCTCCTATGCCACCCACGACGAGCCGATGGTGCCGATCTACATCTTCTATTCGATGTTCGGCTTCCAGCGCACCGGCGACGGCCTGTGGGCGGCCGCCGATCAGATGGCGCGCGGTTTCGTCCTGGGGGCCACCGCGGGACGCACCACGCTGACCGGTGAGGGGCTGCAGCACGCCGACGGGCACTCGCTGTTGTTGGCGTCCACCAACCCGGCGGTGGTGTCCTACGATCCCGCGTTCGCCTACGAAGTCGCCCACATCATCGAAAGCGGTCTGCACCGCATGTACGGCCCAACCCCGGAGAACGTGTACTTCTACGTCACGCTCTACAACGAGCCCTACGTGCAGCCGGCCGAGCCCGAGGGCTTCGACCCCGACGGGCTGCTGCGCGGCATCTACCGCTTCCGCAAAGCTCCCGAACCCCGGTCGAACACCGCGCAGATCCTGGCCTCGGGGGTGGCGGTGCCCGAGGCGCTGCGTGCCGCCGACCTGTTGTCCGCCGACTGGGATGTGGCCGCCGACGTCTGGTCGGTGACCAGCTGGGGTGAGCTCAACCGCGACGGTGTGGCCATCGAGCGCGAGCGGCTGCGGCACCCGGAGCGTCCGGCCGCGGTGCCGTATGTGACGCAGGCCCTGGCGGACGCCACCGGCCCGGTCGTGGCGGTGTCGGACTGGATGCGTGCGGTGCCCGAGCAGATCCGGCCCTGGGTGCCCGGCAACTACGTCACCCTGGGCACCGACGGTTTCGGGTTCTCCGACACCCGTCCGGCCGCGCGGCGCTACTTCAACACCGACGCCGAGTCGGTGGTGGTGGCGGTGCTGGCGGCGCTGGCCCGCGACGGCGCCATCGACGCGTCCGTCGCGGTGACCGCGGCCACGCAGTACCAGATCGACGACGTGCTGGCCGCCCCCGAGCAGACGTCGGATTCCGGCGTGGCCTAG
- a CDS encoding peroxiredoxin, with product MLQVGAEAPDFTLKDQNQQPVTLSSFRGDKNVLLVFFPLAFTGICQGELGQLRDHLPSYVNDDSAALAISVGPPPTHKIWATESGFLFPVLSDFWPHGAVSEEYGVFNSDTGFPNRGTFVIDKSGIIRFAEMKQPGEARDQQLWLDALGALKS from the coding sequence ATGCTGCAAGTCGGTGCCGAGGCTCCTGACTTCACCCTCAAGGACCAGAACCAGCAGCCGGTGACGCTGAGCAGCTTCCGGGGCGACAAGAACGTTCTTTTGGTGTTCTTCCCGCTGGCCTTCACCGGAATCTGCCAGGGCGAGCTGGGTCAGCTGCGCGACCACCTGCCCAGCTACGTCAATGACGACAGCGCGGCGCTGGCGATCTCGGTGGGGCCGCCGCCCACCCACAAGATCTGGGCGACCGAGAGCGGGTTTCTGTTCCCGGTGCTCTCGGATTTCTGGCCGCACGGCGCCGTGAGCGAGGAATACGGGGTGTTCAACTCCGACACCGGCTTTCCGAACCGCGGGACGTTCGTCATCGACAAGTCCGGCATCATTCGGTTCGCCGAGATGAAGCAGCCCGGCGAGGCGCGCGACCAGCAGCTCTGGCTCGACGCCCTGGGCGCCCTGAAGTCCTGA
- a CDS encoding PucR family transcriptional regulator, giving the protein MVDNPAGPVLPRSTLDLLSTVPDTLLRRLKHYSGRLATEAVSMMGDRLPFFADLEASQRASVALVVQTAVVNFAEWMHDPHGNVSHTAQAFELVPQDLTRHIALRHTVDMVRVTMEFFEEVVPLLARSEEQVTALTVGILKYSRDLAFTAASAYADAAEARGTWDSRMEASVVDAVVRGDTGPELLSRAAALNWDTTAPATVVVGTAPPGPDAFAGQKASQDIRDVAERHGRAALTDVHGTWLVAIVSGPLAPTQKFLADLLGAFSDGPVVIGPTAPTLTAAYHSASEAISGMNAVVGWTGAPRPVLARELLPERALIGDASAIAALHTDVMRPLAEAGPTLTETLDAYLDCGGAIEACARKLFVHPNTVRYRLKRIADFTGRDPAVPRDAYVLRVAATVGRLANQAQHASFSNAEAAYARPQVGVRGPDEPQVSTAG; this is encoded by the coding sequence ATGGTTGACAACCCGGCGGGCCCCGTCCTGCCGCGCTCCACGCTGGACCTGCTGAGCACCGTCCCGGACACCCTGCTGCGCCGGCTCAAGCACTACTCGGGCCGGCTGGCCACCGAGGCGGTGTCGATGATGGGTGACCGGTTGCCCTTCTTCGCCGACCTGGAGGCCTCCCAGCGCGCCAGCGTGGCCCTGGTGGTGCAGACCGCGGTGGTCAACTTCGCCGAGTGGATGCACGACCCGCACGGCAACGTCAGCCACACCGCGCAGGCCTTCGAGTTGGTGCCCCAGGACCTGACCCGCCACATCGCGCTGCGGCACACCGTGGACATGGTGCGGGTCACCATGGAGTTCTTCGAGGAAGTGGTGCCGCTGCTGGCCCGCTCCGAGGAGCAGGTGACCGCGCTGACGGTGGGCATCCTCAAGTACAGCCGGGATCTGGCGTTCACCGCAGCCTCCGCCTACGCCGACGCCGCCGAGGCCCGGGGCACCTGGGACTCCCGGATGGAGGCCAGCGTGGTGGACGCCGTGGTACGCGGCGACACCGGTCCGGAGTTGTTGAGCCGCGCGGCCGCGCTGAACTGGGACACCACCGCCCCGGCCACGGTCGTGGTGGGCACCGCACCACCCGGCCCGGATGCCTTCGCCGGCCAGAAAGCCAGCCAGGACATCCGCGACGTGGCCGAACGCCATGGCCGGGCGGCGCTGACCGACGTGCACGGCACCTGGCTGGTGGCTATCGTGTCCGGTCCGCTGGCGCCCACTCAGAAGTTCTTGGCCGACCTGCTCGGCGCGTTCTCCGACGGTCCGGTGGTGATCGGACCGACGGCTCCCACCTTGACCGCCGCCTATCACAGTGCCAGCGAGGCGATCTCGGGGATGAACGCCGTGGTGGGCTGGACCGGGGCGCCGCGACCGGTGCTGGCTCGTGAACTGTTGCCGGAGCGGGCACTGATCGGGGATGCGTCGGCGATCGCGGCCCTGCACACCGACGTGATGCGGCCGCTGGCCGAGGCCGGCCCCACGCTCACCGAGACACTCGACGCCTATTTGGACTGTGGCGGCGCGATCGAGGCCTGCGCCCGCAAGTTGTTCGTTCATCCAAACACCGTCCGTTACCGGCTCAAGCGGATCGCCGACTTCACCGGACGCGATCCGGCCGTGCCGCGCGACGCCTATGTCCTGCGGGTAGCCGCCACGGTCGGGCGGCTGGCCAACCAAGCGCAGCACGCGAGTTTCAGCAATGCAGAGGCGGCCTACGCCAGGCCACAGGTGGGCGTCCGCGGTCCCGACGAACCTCAGGTCAGCACAGCGGGATGA
- a CDS encoding ArsR/SmtB family transcription factor, which yields MHAGNGPADRLPEDQVGLIVEVFRMLADATRVQVLWALTSREMSVNELAEHVGKPAPSVSQHLAKLRMARLVRTRREGTTIFYSMENEHVCQLVTDAVFNAEHAGPGVPPHHRAAQNLPAAAGEALPEFRQRAIEQGR from the coding sequence ATGCATGCAGGTAATGGTCCAGCGGATCGGTTGCCGGAGGATCAAGTCGGCCTGATCGTCGAGGTGTTCCGGATGTTGGCTGACGCCACCCGGGTACAGGTGCTGTGGGCACTGACCAGCCGGGAAATGTCGGTCAACGAACTCGCCGAACATGTCGGCAAGCCGGCGCCATCGGTGTCACAACACCTGGCGAAGCTGCGGATGGCGCGGCTGGTGCGCACCCGCCGCGAGGGCACCACGATCTTCTACAGCATGGAGAACGAGCACGTCTGCCAGTTGGTCACCGACGCCGTCTTCAACGCCGAGCATGCCGGCCCGGGGGTGCCGCCGCACCACCGCGCCGCCCAGAACCTCCCGGCCGCTGCCGGAGAGGCGCTGCCCGAATTTCGGCAGCGCGCCATCGAACAAGGGAGATGA
- a CDS encoding ACP S-malonyltransferase, whose amino-acid sequence MIALLAPGQGSQTPGMLSPWLEAPGADAAREQLAAWSEVSGLDLITLGTTATAEEITDTAVTQPLVVAATLLAYAELVKRRNGAVSGSDVIVAGHSVGEIAAYAIAGVISPDDAVMLAATRGREMAKACALEPTGMAAVLGGDEAEVLTRLEQLDLTPANRNAVGQIVAAGPLPALDKLAEDPPAKARVRKLATAGAFHTQYMAPALEAYAAAVEQVKAAGVSEPTATLLSNRDGQPVTSAAQALEYLVAQLTRPVRWDLCTETLRAREVTAIVEFPPAGTLAGIAKRELRGTPTHAVKSPADLDGLPEF is encoded by the coding sequence GTGATTGCGTTGCTCGCTCCCGGACAGGGATCGCAGACCCCCGGCATGCTGTCGCCGTGGCTTGAGGCGCCCGGCGCCGATGCCGCGCGCGAGCAGTTGGCCGCCTGGTCGGAGGTCAGTGGCCTGGACCTGATCACGCTGGGCACCACCGCGACCGCCGAGGAGATCACCGACACGGCGGTCACGCAGCCGCTGGTGGTGGCGGCGACCCTGCTGGCCTACGCCGAGCTGGTCAAGCGGCGCAACGGCGCGGTGAGCGGCAGCGATGTCATCGTGGCCGGCCATTCCGTCGGTGAGATCGCCGCCTACGCGATCGCGGGCGTCATCTCCCCCGACGACGCCGTCATGCTGGCCGCCACCCGCGGTCGTGAGATGGCGAAGGCCTGCGCACTTGAGCCGACCGGCATGGCTGCGGTGCTCGGCGGCGACGAGGCCGAGGTGCTGACCCGCCTCGAGCAGCTCGACCTGACCCCGGCCAACCGCAACGCCGTCGGCCAGATCGTGGCGGCCGGCCCGCTGCCGGCGCTGGACAAGCTCGCCGAAGACCCGCCCGCCAAGGCCCGGGTCCGCAAGCTGGCCACCGCCGGGGCGTTCCACACCCAGTACATGGCACCGGCGCTGGAGGCCTACGCCGCCGCCGTCGAGCAGGTCAAGGCCGCCGGAGTTTCGGAACCGACCGCTACCCTGTTGTCCAACCGCGACGGTCAGCCGGTGACGTCGGCGGCCCAGGCGCTGGAGTACCTGGTCGCGCAGCTGACCCGGCCGGTGCGCTGGGACCTGTGCACCGAGACGCTCCGCGCCCGCGAGGTCACGGCGATCGTGGAGTTCCCGCCCGCCGGCACCCTGGCCGGCATCGCGAAACGCGAACTTCGGGGGACCCCGACGCACGCCGTCAAGTCCCCCGCGGATCTGGACGGGCTGCCCGAGTTCTAA
- a CDS encoding zinc transporter Slc39a7, giving the protein MSHHNHEHDAPHAHEHTHGGLTHTHVHDTHEHDHVDHEHEHTHEDGTVHSHPHAHQVGLEHAGHAHSH; this is encoded by the coding sequence ATGTCGCACCACAACCATGAGCACGACGCGCCGCATGCGCACGAGCACACCCATGGCGGCCTGACGCACACCCACGTGCACGACACTCACGAGCACGACCATGTCGACCATGAGCATGAGCACACTCACGAAGACGGGACCGTGCACAGCCATCCGCACGCTCATCAGGTGGGCCTGGAGCATGCGGGTCACGCGCATTCGCACTGA
- the acpM gene encoding meromycolate extension acyl carrier protein AcpM — MPASQEEIIAGLAEIIEEVTGIEPSEVTVEKSFVDDLDIDSLSMVEIAVQTEDKYGVKIPDEDLAGLRTVGDVVGYIQKLEAENPEAAAALREKFGSES; from the coding sequence GTGCCTGCTAGTCAGGAAGAAATCATCGCCGGTCTCGCCGAGATCATCGAAGAGGTGACCGGTATCGAGCCGAGCGAGGTCACCGTCGAGAAGTCCTTCGTCGACGACCTGGACATCGACTCGCTGTCGATGGTGGAGATCGCCGTTCAGACCGAAGACAAGTACGGCGTGAAGATCCCCGACGAGGACCTCGCGGGTCTGCGTACCGTCGGTGACGTGGTGGGCTACATCCAGAAGCTCGAGGCCGAGAACCCCGAGGCTGCCGCCGCGCTGCGCGAGAAGTTCGGTTCTGAGAGCTGA
- a CDS encoding DUF3052 domain-containing protein, which yields MVAADNAPNFARKLGIESKQLVQEFGWDEDADDDIRADVEEAAGSELLDEDTDEVVDVVLLWWRDGDGDLVDTLMDAITALADDGVIWVLTPKTGRSGHVQPAEIAEAAPTAGLMPTSSVNLGDWSASRLVQPKSRAGKR from the coding sequence GTGGTCGCGGCGGATAACGCCCCGAACTTCGCCCGCAAACTGGGCATCGAGAGCAAGCAGTTGGTCCAGGAGTTCGGCTGGGACGAGGACGCCGACGACGACATCCGGGCCGACGTCGAAGAGGCCGCCGGCAGCGAACTGCTCGACGAGGACACCGACGAGGTGGTGGACGTCGTGCTGCTGTGGTGGCGCGATGGCGACGGTGACCTGGTGGACACCCTGATGGATGCGATCACCGCCTTGGCCGACGACGGCGTGATCTGGGTATTGACGCCCAAGACAGGCCGATCCGGGCATGTACAGCCCGCCGAGATCGCCGAAGCGGCGCCGACCGCCGGCCTGATGCCGACGTCGTCGGTCAACCTGGGTGACTGGAGCGCCAGTCGCCTGGTGCAGCCCAAGTCCCGCGCGGGGAAGCGTTGA